The Polyangium aurulentum genomic interval CGTCCGCCTCGTGGCCGAGCACCATGCGCGCCGTGCGCACGACCCGGCGGAGCACGCTGTTCCAGGCGACGAGCGTCTCGGCATCGGCGTCCTCGTCGAGGATGTCGAGGCCCACGGGCAGGCGCGTCAGCCGGTCCATGAAGCGGGTGAGGATGGGCCCGCGCAAGAGGCGCCCGTGCTGGGGCGCGATGATCTCGACGGGCGGATCGAGCCTGCGGATCGCCTCGACGGCGCGCACGAGCACGCGGTTGGTGGGCATGTACGTCTGGTGGAAGGCGCGCAGGCCTGCCCAGTCGCTCTCGTCGGCCCAGAGCCCGCGGGCTTCGAGCGGGGTGAGGCCGCCGAAGAGGTCGCCGGTGAACAGCACGCGCGTCTCGGGGTCGTAGAGCATCACCGCGCCGCGGAAGTGGCAGAACGGGCTCGGCACCGGGAGCATGACGTGGCCCGTGGGCACATCGAAGCCGCGGGGAAAGCGGGCCGTGTCGAGGTAGCGCTCGGGCGGCAGGTTGAAGTGGACGATGAGGCGCCAGGTGGCCTCGGAGCAGATGATCGAGGCCTGGGGGGCGTAGCGCGCGGTGATCACGGCCGCGGACGAGCCCACGTCCGGATCCTGATGGTTGATGAACAGCGACGACAGCTTGCTCATGCCGCCGATGAGCGTGGTGATCTTGGCGGAGACGATCGGGAAGTCGGAGCTCGAGCCGGGGTCGACGAGCAGGTGGAACGGGCCTTGTCCCTCGAAGCCGGGCTTGGGGCGGAAGATGCGCAGGAAGGGGTTCGCGTGGAAGATGCTCTTCGGGTCGCGCTTGCCGACCCAGAAGGTGTCCTTCGCGATCTCGACGGGCGAGATGATCTCGGGCCTGTCGATCTGCGGCGTCGGTCGCGCGCCCTGGAACCTCGGGTTCGCGCCGTGCGGGGAGATCGCGGGGCCCGGGGAGGCGACGGGCGCGGAGTGGTTCGTGCGCGGCGGCGCGGGCGTGTTCACGGGCGTGATCTGCGCGGGCGTGATGCGCTGCGCCTCTGCGGCCCTGTCCGTCCTGCCGTCCTTCGGGGCTTTCGCGGCGGGCAGGTAGGGAGGCGTGAGCTGCGAGGTGAGCGTGGGCGCGATGGGACCCGCGGCGCCCGCCGTGCCGGCGGCGAGGGTATCGGGCTCGGGTCCGATCGAGTCGCGCACGTCGGTCACGGTGCGCGGCGGTGCGGCGAGCGCAGGGGTGCGCAGGGCATCGGCCACGGCGCGCTTCATCGACGTGGCGTCGGGCCAGCGGGCGGTTTTTTCGAAGGCGAGGGCTCTGTCGATGACCTCGACGACGGCGCGGGGCATGTCGTGCGCGACGCTCGCGATGGAGCGCGCGGGCTTGGTGGCGGCCATGATCAGGCTGCCGGCGAGGCTCTGCGACTCGTGCACGAGGCGGCCCGAGAGCAGGGTGAACATGGTGGCGCCGACGGCCCAGAGGTCGCTCGTTGCGTCGACGTCGTCCCACTCGCCGCGGGCTTGCTCGGGGGGCATGAAGCCCGGGGTGCCCATGGTCGTGCCGAGGCTCGTGGCGAGGCGGCCCTGCTGGATGGCGGACTCGAGCACGCGCGCGAGGCCGAAATCGAGCACTTTGACGGCGCCGTCGCGGGTGAGGAAGATGTTCTCGGGCTTGAGATCGCGGTGCAGGATGCGCTTGTGGTGGGCGACCTCGAGGACGTCGAGCACGGCGAGGGCGAGGGCGAGGACCTCGGGGGTGGGCAGCTTGCCGCCGCAGCGCTGGGCGATGCGGTCGTAGGTCTCGCCCTCGAGCAGCTCCATGACGAGGAAGACGACGCCGTCGTCGGTCTCGTCGTCGTCGAGCACGCGCACGACGCTCGGGTGGCCGACGGCGTTGGCGGCGTAGCCTTCGTGATGGAACCGGGCGCGGATCGCGGGCTCGGCTGCGAGGTCGGGGTGCAGCACCTTCACGGCCGCGCGGTTGCGGTTGCGGTGGGTGGCCGCATACACCGCGGCCATGCCCCCCACGCCGAGCAGCGTGTCGAGCCGCCACTTCCCTTTGAGGAGTGTGCCGATTCGGGCTTCGGCGCGATCGCGGTTGGCCTTTTCCACGGTATCAACCGCCTCTTCCCTGCGCGTGTCGCAAGGAGCGACTCCCTGGATGGCGCAAAGCACCCCTCAGCGCATTGCGGTGCTTACGTGCAGGGAAACGCGGCGCAAGTACGGCTCGAGGCGCGTGAACGAAGCTATCACGAACCCCTGATGCGCGCACGCGGGCCATCGACGCCGCACGAACCCATGGGTTCCATTGCGTTACGTCAATGGCCGCTGCGTGAGATTGTTCGGGGCGACGCCCCAGGAGGCGCTCAGGCCGAGGCGTTGTCTTCCTCGTCGTCACCCTCGTCCTGATCGGCGCCGCCCGAGGATCCGACGCCGCCCGCGAAGAGCGAGGGCTGCGTGATCTGGGTGCGCCACGAGATCAGCGTCTGGGCGCGGCGGCCGGCGGTCGACTCGGACAGGTCGGTGAGCTTCACGATCTTCTGCGTGATCGCGTCCTGCGTGGGGGCCTTGTCCGAAAAGAGCTCCGGGGCGATCGCGCTGATGATGTCGCTTCCCTGGATGGCCTTGCGGAAGGTCTCCCGCTCCTCGTTGCTGCCCGACTCCGCGCCGCGCAGGGCCTTGGCGGCCTCGGTCGGGGTGAACCCGCCGCCGTTCTCCTCCGTGAGGAATCCGAGGACGCGGGCGGTGTGGAGGCCGTAGAGCACGTGACGAGGGTTGATTCCCGTGCGTTCGGCAACATCCGCCTTGGTTTTCGCGCCTTCGGCGACGGCATCGACGATGCGACGGACGTTTTCGAGGCTGTCGGCTTGGGGGATGTCCTTGCTTTCGAGGCTACGGCGAGCGGTCGGCATGTTGGGGGCCGGAGTCTACATGCTCAGCGCCGTTCGCACCCCCAAAAATTGCGGCGACGTGTCGAGCAGCCGGGGCGAACGTGACCGAGCCCGCAAGCGCCCCGCGTCGCTGTCATTTTTCAGCGTGGGAGGACGGGCCTCGCGGCGGCCCCCTCGCGCAGGTTGACGCGCGCGGCGCGTGATTTCGGGAACGACACGCCCGCCGGGTCGTGGAATGAGGTGATGAGGTCGAATGGGAAGAAAGGGGAGGACGGCGTGTCCGACGCTGAGCCGGGCCCGTCCTCGCCGCGGCCCGGGCTAGCCGCCCCGGCGTCCGGGGAGCCGCCTGCCGGCGACCGCGTGAGCGGCGTCGTGACGGTCGGGGGCGGCGAGGGCGCGGCGGATCGCGAGAGCGGGGTCGTCCCGGTGCGGGCAGGCGGCGCGCGCGCGACGGACGAGATGGACGATCTGGACCTCGTCCTGCGCTGCATTGGTCACGACCACGAGGCCTTCCGCGTCTTCGTCGCGCGCTACGAGCCCATGGTGTTCCGCGTCCTGTCGCGCCTCGCGGTGCGCCGCGGCCAGCGGGACACGCGCCGCCGCGAGCTCGAGGACCTCGCGCAGGAGGTCTTCCTGAACGCCTTCCGCGCCTTCCCGCGCTACGTGCCGCACGGCTCGGCGAAGCCCTCGACCTGGCTGTACGAGATCGCGATCAACGTCGCGCGCGACTTCCACAAGAAGCGCGCGCTCGCCACCGAGCCCATCGAGCCCTGGTCCTCGTCGCTCGCGGCGCCCGCGGACGCGAGCCCCGAGGTCGCGTGGGAGAGGCGCGAGCTGGGCGACGCGATCGCCGCCGCGGCCGAAGAGCTCCCCCACGCGCTGCGCGAGGTCTTCGTCCTGTCCAAGCTCGAGGGGCTGTCGCCGCGCGAGATCGCGCGCATCGTGGGCATCGGACCGATCACGGTGCGCACGCGGCTGTTTCGCGCCAAGCACCTCATGCGCAAGAAGCTCCGCGCGTTCCGCAGGAGCCGGCGATGAAGAGGCGGCCTATCGACTGGAGCGCCTGGCCGGCCGAGGAGCCGCCCTCTGGCTTCGTCGATCGGGTGCTCTCAGCGGCGTTTGTTCGAGCGCCCCGCGAGCTCGGCCTCGATCTCCTCCACCGTCGGCAGGCTCCCGCGCAGCTCTTCGGGCAAGGACTCGACGATGCGGGTCTCCCACTCGGCGACGCCGATGGGCTTGCGCGTGTCGCGGAGCGCGTACTCGACGACGAGGCGGTCCTTCGACTTGCAGAGCAGAAGGCCGATGCTCGGCCGGTCGCTGGGGTGGCGCAGGAGGTCGTCCGTCGCGGAGAGGTAGAAGTTCATCTTGCCCGCGAACTCGGGCTTGAAGGGGACGGTCTTGAGCTCGATGACGACGAAGCAGCGGAGCTGGAGGTGATAAAAGAGCAGGTCGAGGTAGTAGTCCTCGCCGCCGATCTCGAGGTGCACCTGCCGCCCGACGAAGGCGAAGCCGACCCCGAGCTCGAGCAAGAACCGCTGCACGTGCTCGAGGAGCCGCTGCTCGAGTTCGCGCTCGCGGAGCTCGGGGCCGATCTGTAGGAAGTCGAAGATGTAGGGGTCCTTGAGCGTCTGGTGGGCGAGGTCGGACTGCGGCGCGGGCAGGGTGCGATGAAAGTTGGTGATGGCGCGGCCCTGACGGCGATGCAGGCGCGACTCGATCTGCACGGTGAGCATGGCGCGGCTCCAGCCGTGCTCCACGGCCCGCGCGAGGTAAAACGCCCTCGCATCGGCGTCGCGGACCTTCGTGACCAGCACGAGATGGTGGCTCCAGGGAATTTGTCCAACAAGCTGTTGGACTATTTCCCCAGCGTCGGACCACGCCAGCCAGACCTGCCGCATGTAGAAGAGGTTCGTGCGAGAAAACCCGCTCATCGTGGGGAAAGTCTCGCGCAGGTCGTTGGCCAGCCGCTCGACGACGCGCTCCCCCCAGCCCTCCTTGCCATCGTTCTCGGCGAGCCGCTTGCCGATGTGCAGGTAGAGCCGGACGAGCTCCTGGTTGACCTTCGCCGCGGCCTTGGCCTGCGCGGAGCGGACGCGCGCCTTGAGCTCGCGCAGGAGTTTGTCGTAGCCCGGGGGCAGCAAGAGCTGGCGCGCGCTGCTCTTCACGATCGCCTTGCGGTCGGGGACGCGCGATCGGGACGAAGCGCGCGCATGCACCCGCGATCGCGCGACCTTCTTTGCAGGGGGCATGCGCGCGTTTCTACCACCATGCCGCGCGCGTGGGAGGGGGGTTTGTCGAGACCAGTTGCGTGATCAGAGCACGAGATCGTTGCCCTTCACGCGGGCGCACGCGTCGCTGCCGCCGACGTGGAGCCGCGCGACGAAGGTGCCGTCGACGTCCGCTCCGTCGCGGCCGAGCACCACGGTCGTGCCCGCCTCGGTGGGCACCGCGATCTGATCGCGCGGGCTGAGCACGCCAGCGCGCGCCTCGGGCATCACGACCCGCGCCCACGGAGATGCGACCGCCGCGCGCATCGCCACCCATGCCGACACCGGCGTCGCCGTCGATCCGCCCTGCGACCACGGCGCGTACACCCACGGCTCCTCGCTCGGCATGCGCCACGTCGAAGCGCCGTCGATCGATCGCACCTCCGCGATCCCGCGCGACGGATCGAGGCGCATGTGCACGCGCGTCTCGCCCCCCTCGCCGCCCACCACCGCGACCTCGGCGCGCTCGAGGTGGCCATTCGCGTCGATGGTCACGTCCTCGACGATGACCCGCCGCGACTCGCCGATCGCGATCTCCGTCTCTCCGTGCAGCGTCTCGGCGCCGTCCGCGGCGATCTTGCGCGTCACGTGCGCGGAGGTGCCGGCGCTGCCCGCGAAGAAGAACACGTCCTCGGTCGCGGCGGCCGCGCTGCGATCCTCTCGGCCCA includes:
- a CDS encoding protein kinase domain-containing protein, which produces MEKANRDRAEARIGTLLKGKWRLDTLLGVGGMAAVYAATHRNRNRAAVKVLHPDLAAEPAIRARFHHEGYAANAVGHPSVVRVLDDDETDDGVVFLVMELLEGETYDRIAQRCGGKLPTPEVLALALAVLDVLEVAHHKRILHRDLKPENIFLTRDGAVKVLDFGLARVLESAIQQGRLATSLGTTMGTPGFMPPEQARGEWDDVDATSDLWAVGATMFTLLSGRLVHESQSLAGSLIMAATKPARSIASVAHDMPRAVVEVIDRALAFEKTARWPDATSMKRAVADALRTPALAAPPRTVTDVRDSIGPEPDTLAAGTAGAAGPIAPTLTSQLTPPYLPAAKAPKDGRTDRAAEAQRITPAQITPVNTPAPPRTNHSAPVASPGPAISPHGANPRFQGARPTPQIDRPEIISPVEIAKDTFWVGKRDPKSIFHANPFLRIFRPKPGFEGQGPFHLLVDPGSSSDFPIVSAKITTLIGGMSKLSSLFINHQDPDVGSSAAVITARYAPQASIICSEATWRLIVHFNLPPERYLDTARFPRGFDVPTGHVMLPVPSPFCHFRGAVMLYDPETRVLFTGDLFGGLTPLEARGLWADESDWAGLRAFHQTYMPTNRVLVRAVEAIRRLDPPVEIIAPQHGRLLRGPILTRFMDRLTRLPVGLDILDEDADAETLVAWNSVLRRVVRTARMVLGHEADERLLHNEDLRDTLRIVGDNVTLTSLGRWTLGAVVDALTAGQTPTIANPIKLEAILACEELELPSPDIRIDESEGGGASS
- a CDS encoding RNA polymerase sigma factor, which encodes MSDAEPGPSSPRPGLAAPASGEPPAGDRVSGVVTVGGGEGAADRESGVVPVRAGGARATDEMDDLDLVLRCIGHDHEAFRVFVARYEPMVFRVLSRLAVRRGQRDTRRRELEDLAQEVFLNAFRAFPRYVPHGSAKPSTWLYEIAINVARDFHKKRALATEPIEPWSSSLAAPADASPEVAWERRELGDAIAAAAEELPHALREVFVLSKLEGLSPREIARIVGIGPITVRTRLFRAKHLMRKKLRAFRRSRR
- a CDS encoding PDDEXK nuclease domain-containing protein; this translates as MPPAKKVARSRVHARASSRSRVPDRKAIVKSSARQLLLPPGYDKLLRELKARVRSAQAKAAAKVNQELVRLYLHIGKRLAENDGKEGWGERVVERLANDLRETFPTMSGFSRTNLFYMRQVWLAWSDAGEIVQQLVGQIPWSHHLVLVTKVRDADARAFYLARAVEHGWSRAMLTVQIESRLHRRQGRAITNFHRTLPAPQSDLAHQTLKDPYIFDFLQIGPELRERELEQRLLEHVQRFLLELGVGFAFVGRQVHLEIGGEDYYLDLLFYHLQLRCFVVIELKTVPFKPEFAGKMNFYLSATDDLLRHPSDRPSIGLLLCKSKDRLVVEYALRDTRKPIGVAEWETRIVESLPEELRGSLPTVEEIEAELAGRSNKRR